GCATTATCTGTACGACGGGCAGAACGGCATTGTCGCGAAGCTGTTATACGAAGCCGGGCTGATTTCGGATATGGGAACCCTTCTGTCTTCCGGCTCCCAGGTCATGGGTTCGGTCATAATGGCCGATGTCTGGAAGACGGCCCCTTTCGTGGCTCTGCTGCTGCTTGCCGGTCTTCAGAACATTCCCGCTTCCCTGTATGAAGCCGCCTGGGTAGATGGAGGCGGCAGGTGGAAGCAGTTTGTGCATGTAACCGTGCCGCTGCTGAAGCCCGCATTTTTCGTCGCGCTGATGTTCCGTACGCTGGATGCCTTCCGCGTGTTTGATCTGATCTATGTGCTTACCGGCGGCGGCCCTGCGAATTCAACGGAATCGATCTCCATCTACGCGTACAAAACGATGTTCAGTGAACTCGATTTCGGCAAAGGCTCGGCGCTTTCCGTCATTGTATTTGTTTGCGTGCTATTGATCAGCATGGTCTATGTCAAATGGCTTGGAGCCGATGTTGTCGGCCGGCGCGCAAGTTAAGGAGGGGGAGCATGAATCAAAAGAGAGGTCTGCTGTTTTATATCGCCATTGCCGCGTTTATTGGAATTGTGATTTTTCCGTTTCTGTGGGTACTGCTCGCTTCATTAAAAGCTCCCCTGTATTTATACGGAGAGTACGCGTTCAGTATTAAGGTCCCGGAGTACACGCTCCAGAACTACATTTCCGTGTTTACGAACCATCCTTTCGGCAGATATCTGCTGAACAGCTTTACGGTCGGTGTGCTGACGATGTTTCTTTCTATCAGTATCGCGGCCTTTGCATCGTATGCGGTGGCCCGGCTGTACTTTTTTGGAAAAACCTTTTTTCTCGGCATTCTGCTCGCCGTATCCATGCTGCCGCAAATCGCCACATTGTCGCCGCTGTTTTTGTTTATGCAATCCATCGGTTTGCGCAACACGTACGCCGGGCTGGTCATTCCCTATACAACCTATGCCCTGCCGATTGCGATATGGTACATGACTACGTTCTTCAAGCAGATTCCGGTCGAGCTAGAGGAGGCGGCCAAAGTGGACGGTGCTTCCTTGCTGGGCATTTTTGGCCGGGTGCTGCTGCCGCTCGTGTCGCCCGGGCTGTTCACGACGGCCATTATCGTGTTTGTGGACGCGTGGCATGAGTTCCTGTTCGCGCTGACAATCAATACGAAGCAGTCGATGATGACGGTGCCCGTCGGTATTGCCATGTTCCAGGGGGAGTTTACGTTTCCTTGGGGAGAAATATCGGCGGCAACCGTGACGGTAACGGTTCCGGTGGTGCTGCTCGTCCTGCTGTTCCAGCGCCGGATTATCGCCGGCCTGACGTCGGGAGCGGTGAAGCAATAAATGTGGTCAAAAGGAGGAACATGAAATGAAGCGTAAAAATATTTTGCTCATGATCTCGCATGACACCGGCCGGTATTTGGGCTGCTACGGACAATCGGTCAAAACGCCAGCTATTGACGCTTTAGCTGAGGAAGGAGTGCGCTTCAGCAATTATTTCTGCCCGGCGCCGCAATGCAGCCCGAGCCGGGGGAGCATCCTTTCCGGGCTCTATCCGCAAAATCACGGAATGATCGGGCTAAGCCATCTCGGCTTCTCCATAAACCCGGAGGTAACAACGCTGCCGATGAGCCTGGGTGAAGCCGGCTATGAAACCGCGCTGATCGGCTTCAGCCATGAAACGATCGGCGAAGCCGGAGGCGACCGCACCTCATCTACATATAAGCTGGGTTACGAGACGGTCCTCCCGGTGCCAGGCGACCGGGCCGCGGATGTCGCGGAGCGGGTCGTCTCTTTCCTGGAGGATAGAGCGGCAGGGCCGCAGGAACGACCGTTTTTTGCTTCAGTCGGTTTCTTTGAAACCCACCGCGATTTCGACGAATACGCGCCGGTGGCCGATCCGGCTGAAGAGATCGTTCCGCCGCCTTACCTTCCCGACACGGAGCGGGTGCGGGAAGACTTTGCGCTGCTGCGCGGCTCGGTCAAGATGCTTGACCAAGGCATCGCCCGCATCCTGTCCCGGCTGGATGCCTTGGGACTTGCGGAAGAGACGCTGGTGATCTATACGACGGATCACGGCATTGCCTTCCCCCGGGCCAAGGGCACTCTGATGGATGCAGGCCTTGAGACCGCTCTCGTTATGCGCTGTCCGGGCACACTGGAAGGCGGGCAGGTCAACGGTCATTTGCTCTGCAACATTGATCTGATGCCTACCCTGCTGGAGTTTGCCGGAGCGGAGGCGCCGCAGGACATCGATGGAGTCAGCTTTTACAGGCTCCTGCAGAATGCGGACGGACCCTCTACACGCGACCATTTCTTCGCCGAGCTGACTTGGCATGACCAGTATCATCCGATGCGTGGCGTCCGCACGGACCGGTACAAATACATCCGCAATTTCGAGGACGGGCCTTCCGTTTATTTGCCGCTCGACATTCACCTCAGTCCCTCCGGTCATGAAGTGCGGGAAGAATATTATAAGCCGAATGTGCCTGAAGAGCTGTACGATCTTGCGAAAGATCCGCTTGAGGAACGGAATTTGGCCGATGACCCGGCTTATGCAGAAATTCTGCTGGAACTGCAGCGGAAGGTGGAGGATTGGATGGTATCAGGCGCCGACCGGCTGCTGAGCGGTAAAGTTCCGGGCATCGCCGCTTCCGACTGGCAGGAGCAATATGATAACGGCAGCGCATACGGTTCAAAACGAGGGTAGCGACCAACTGGAATTTTGCAGTCTTTTGCCCCGGATGTCATTTAAGTTACCGGGGCGAAAGCTTCCGGATGGTCGTTGCAATGGTGGCCCGCACTAAACAGTTAATCAAGGAAACCTACGTCTGTTCAAATGATTCTCCGTTTGCTAGTATAGGGTCATAAGCATCAAACATTCCGCAGTATCATCCCCTGGAGCTGAGTATATGTGGAAAAAAGTTATGGCTATTCTGTTCCCTGCTTCATTGAAGAATCGATTGTTTTTGGCTTTTATTCTGCTCATCTTGTTTCCGTTCTCCATTCTGAACATCTATAATTTCAACAAAATGGAGGGCGTAATCAAAACCAAGGTGAGCGAACAAAGCCAGACGGAAATGGATCAGATGAAACGATCGCTTGAGGAAATCATTAACACATCGATTCGTACGTTCACTTTGCTTGAGCAAGATCCGAATATTTCCGACATTCTACAAAATCCGGCGAAATACGATTCTTACGATTCACAGAATCATTTGGAGAATAAATTTAAAGCGCTTACAAATAGTATTTTTTTAACGACTTCCCATGTCTATTTTACGATTTTGGATATGAAAGGACATTTCTATACTTCCTATAAGCCCGCTGAAGCGTTGGGGTATGATAAGCTGAAGAGGCAAGACTGGTACCATCAGGACATACGGGGACAAACGCCTTATCAATGGTTCCTGGAAGTGAATTATGTTCATAAGGATGAGTCTCCTAATCCCCGGCTGCTTACAGCTGTCACTTCTTTTAAAAGCCCCAATGGAGAGGTGTACGCGGTTGTTCGTTTGAGTATTGATTATATCGATTGGTTTCAATCTATAACGTACGGGGCTTCGCCTGGTCAAGACTATTTTTTGGCCAGTGCCGATGGGGAGATTGTTGCCGAGAATAGGAATGCTGCACAGGAACTGAATGCATCGGCCTGGGATCGGATCAGAAGGAATGCGAGTAAAGAAGGATTTGATCTGGATCGCGATTCTATTGTGATTTACACCTATATTCCTTGGCTTGATTGGTATCTGCTGAAAAGAGTGTCAACCGGCGTTGTTTTTGCGGAAACCGAACAGCTTAAACAATCGTTTTTCTTTTCTTTTATTCTATTTACAACAGCTTTCGTCCTGATCACGTTTTTTATTGCTGCGACAATTACCCGGCCGCTTAAGCACCTTCAGGTCAGAATGCAGCAGATGGTAAGGAAAAATTTGAAGGTCCGCCTCCCGGAAGAACGCTATCGCGGGGAAATGCGCCAATTGACTCAGACGTTCAACCAAATGGTTAGCGATATGAATGGTCTGGTAGACAGGCTGAGAATCGAGGAACGGGAAAAAGAAGCTGTACATTTCCAAATGCTGCTCTCCCAAACAAATCCGCATTTTTTGCTGAACACGTTAAATACGATCAAATGGATTGCTATTGGTAAGCAGGATGAGGAGATCAGTGAAATCTGCCTATCCCTGGGAAGGCTGCTGGAAGCCAGTTTAAACTCGGAAGTGGAGCTGATCTATTTAAAGAACGAAGTGGAACTCGTTGATGCTTACATGGTTATTCAGAATTTCAGGTACAAACAGAGATTTAAGGTTCACTTTGAAATCGATGAGTTTTTGAAATATGCATTGGTACCGAAACTTAGTCTTCAGCCACTAGTTGAAAATTGCATCCAGCACGGTTTCAAGCTGACCAAGGAAGAAGGAGAAATTCGGATTCGCACTTATCGGAGCGAGGACAGACTGGTTGTGGAGGTGGAGGATAACGGTATTGGAATCGCTCAAACTGAGGCCTTATATCAAGAGGTTCCTTCTCCAAGAAAGCGAAGCGGAATCGGACTCAGCAATTTGAACAAGAGGCTTGCCCTTTTATTCAAAGAAAAGGCCGGACTAGACGTGCAATCCTCGGATCATGGAACGCTTGTCAGGTACTATCTGCCCCTCTTGCTCTCTGAACCCTATCATAAGGAGTGAATGCAATGTTGACCGTCATGCTCGTGGAGGATGAAGTGTTTGTCAGAGAATCGGTCAGAAAAATAATCGATTGGGAAGCTTTGGGGTTCACCGTCATCGGAGAAGCGGGAGACGGGGAGGAAGCTTTCCGATTTATTATCGACCGCAATCCTGATATTGTCATATCGGATATCATCATGCCCAGGATGAACGGTGTAGATCTTCTGAAGAAAGTCCGCGAACACGGAATTTCCTCAAGATTTATCATGCTGTCCTGCATGAGTGATTTTGAATATGTAAGGCAAGCCCTGGAATACGGGGCCTCCAATTACATTCTAAAGCTGTCTATGGATGTGAAAGCACTTCGGGTCGCTTTGGAGAAGGTTGGCAAGGAGCTGAATTCGGCTTCCGGGAAGGGAGCTTTACAGTCCGAGGCCCGAAAACCGGCATCGGAGCCGGATAAATCCGAGGATTTGACCACAGACCACCCCGAAATCAATCGCATCCTTGATTATATTCATCAGCACTTTATGGAGGATATTACACTAACTTATATGGCTCACTATGTGGTCATGGATGTCAAGTACGTTAGCCAGCTGTTTAAGAAAAAAACAGGCCAAACTTTTGTGCATTATTTGCACCGTATTCGGATTGAGCAGGCTTGCCGCTATTTGGAAACCTCCAGGATGCCGGTTCATGAAATCGGCGAGAGGGTAGGTTTTACCAATGACAATTATTTTATCAAAATTTTCCGGCGGTGCTGCGGTATGACCCCTCAGAGTTACCGTAAGCTGAATACAAACAATCGGGCGAATTCCATTGCCGCTGAATAGAACAAGAAATTGTTCTATTTTTTTATTTGTATCCAGCAAATTCAAGATTTTGATCTATCGATGTATAGAATCTGTTCATTATCCGGTATTCCGGATAGATGTATAGTTGAGAAGTAGAGCGATAAACCAATCAGGAAGGTCGAAAGGGAGGTTCTAAGCTAACTATGAATAAAAAGAAAACAGCATTATCCATGGTGGCTTCATTGGCTTTGCTTGCGGGGCTGTTTGCAGGCTGCAGCACCGGCGGTTCAACGGATGGCAAGCAGGGTGGCAACGGAACAGGTTCAGAGAACAAGGGAGTCACCTTGAAGTTTTGGGGAGGTGTTCCTGCGGAGAACGGCCCGCAAGCGGTTGTAGATGCCTGGAACAAACAGAACCCGGATATTCAGGTCAAATATGAGCGCTATGTGAATGATGATGCCGGCAACCTGAAGCTGGATACCGCTTTAATTGCCGGGCAGGATGTGGATTTGTTTGTGAATTACACGACGACACGGCTGCAGAAAAGGGTGGAGAACGGAAATGCCGTCGATCTATCCGCCTTCAACGATTATAATATCGATGAAAAAATGGGGCCGGATGCAGAGGAATGGAAGCTTGACGGAAAGTATTACGGGATGCCGACCAAACGGAATATTTATTTTTTCTGGTTAAATAAAGACGCCCTGGATCAAGCGAATCTTCCGGTACCTTTCGATTGGACCTGGAAAGATGCTCAGGAGTATGCGGCTAAGCTTAAAACAGATAAACGCTATGGATTAGTTCAACATTTGGAAGCGTTTCCAGATCCGATGGACGGTTCGCTGGCCGGGGCCAAATATGTGAAGCCGGACGGCACATCCGATTTTGATAATCCGATCGTCGGAACCTGGCTTGAAACGCTGAACTCCATGATGAAGGACAGCAAGTCTACGCCGCCGCTCGGTGAACAGTTAACGACCAAGATGCCGGTTGAAACCGTGTTCCTGAAAGGCGAGGCAGCGATGATGAATGCCGGTGAATGGATTTTCCGGAGCTCGAACGATCTGAAGAGCAACCCCAGAGATTTCAAAATTGCCTTTGCGCCCGTACCTAAGGTAACGAAGGATCAGACCAATTTTAAAATCCGGGGCGGGCTGGGAGACACCATTTCCATCTCCGCAAAAAGCCCGAATAAAGAAGCCGCGTGGAAATTCCTGAAATGGTACGCCGATGGTGGAATGCTGCCGATGGCCCCGGGCGGGCGGGTTCCAGCTTCTAAGGACGCCAATTTGGAGGAAGCGACCAAGCTCCTTCTTGGTGACGCGGCGGATACTTACGATCAAGAGTCGCTGCAGAAAGTCGTATTTGGCGAATTTGACACTTATAATCGTGATTTACCCCAGCAGGTCATGGATTTGCGCAAAGAAGAATATGAGAAGTACTTTCTTGGCAAACAGGATTTGAAAACCACGCTAGAAACACTCGCCAAACGGCATAACGATTTTATAAAGCAAAATAAGAAATAAACGAGGCTTTGAAAGGGGAGCGTACCTGATGTTGGGTGCTCCCCTTCTCCAAACCAACAGGAGGAATCCTTGATGAATGTCAACTGGTTGAAACGTCAGCGGTGGATCGGCATGCTTTTTATTGCTCCCAATTTAATAGGTATATTGCTGTTCTTCATCATCCCTGCGATCTTTTCCCTGGGATTGGTTTTTACGGATTGGAAGTTCGGTAGTCCGGTCTTTCATTTCGTCGGACTCGATAATATCAGCAGATTGCTGCATGACGATTTATTTTACATTTCCTTAAAAAACACAGGTATCTTCTTATTATCTGTCCCAGTCTCCATCCTGCTTGCTTTCCTGGTGGCAATTATACTTAATCATTCAGTTTATTTGAAAGGCCTGCTGCGGGCTATGTATTTCATGCCTTATATCACGAGCGGTGTGGCCATTGGCTTTGTTTGGATGCTGCTATTTCACCCGGAACAAGGTCCAATCAACCAGTTCCTTAGAATGGTTGGCGTAAGTCATCCTCCGCAGTGGCTGGCCTCGATGGATACTTCCATGTACGCCATGGATATTATCTGGATCTGGTTTATGCTGGGATACAATATGATTATTTATTTGGCGGCTTTACAGGAAATATCTTCGGATATCCTGGAAGCGGCTAAAATCGACGGGGCCCATTACGGGAAGATCATCCGGCATATTTTGTTTCCGCTGGTGAGTCCAACCACTTTTTTACTGCTGATTACGGGACTGATCATGACGATCAAGACATTCGGGATAATCGAGGCAACCACACAGGGCGGACCGGGGAGCAGCACAACGATTTTGTCCTTATATGTTTACAAAACAGCATTCTCCTACTATGAGATGGGATATGCTTCCACAGTCTCGTGGGCCCTGTTCGCCGTTATCCTGTTCATTACGCTGCTTCAATGGTTTGGTCAAAAGAAATGGGTTCATTATTAATCGGCAGGGAGGCAATTTCATGAGTTCACCAAGAACGAACGTTCTTACCAAAACTCCGGTTTTTTCCCGAAGACGTTCGATTGCTTCAGGCATCCAATGGATCAAGGTCATGATGACGATCTTGATGCTGATATTCGCTGTAGCTACCATTCTTCCCTTTCTGTGGATGATCAGCACATCCTTCAAGAGCCCGGCAGAGGTCTTCGAGTACCCGATTCACTGGATTCCACAGCATTGGGTGATGGAGCATCACCAAAAAGTGTGGTTTGGAGATAGCAGCTTTGTTCAGTACTACTACAATTCGTTAAAGGTTGCCGTGATTTCAACCTTCGGCGCCACGTTTCTTTCGGCACTTGCAGCCTATGGTTTTTCCCGTGTGGAATTTAAGGGAAGAGAAGCGCTATTCGTCATTTATTTGTCGATGATGATGATTCCGCCGCAGGTCCTGTTCGTTCCCAAGTTCATTATGTTTAATTGGATTGGCATTTATAATACGCACTGGGCGTTAATTCTGCCAGGCTTTTTCACCATCTTCGGGGTGTTCCTGATGCGCCAATTTATGATTTCCATCCCCAAGGAAATTACGGAATCGGCATTTATTGACGGCGCAGGCCATTTTCGCATTTTTTTTCAACTGATGCTTCCACTGGCTAAGCCGGCTTTGGCTACGCTCGCAATTATCGATTTTTCCTGGCACTGGAACGATTATGAGAACGCGCTTGTTTTTCTGATTGATCAGAAGCTGTTTACAGTACCACTAGGCCTGCAAAATTTCATTCTTGAATACAACATTGACTATAACGGGATGATGGCGGCAACTTCTGCGGGGATTATTCCCATTCTGATTCTGTTTCTGATTGGCCAAAGATTTATTATTCAAGGAATATCCAACACCGCAGTGAAAGGGTAGTGTGACCAGGATGAAGAATGAACTTGTTCAAACGGACATCACGGTGATTGGGGGCGGATTGTCGGGAGTATGCGCGGCGGTGGCAGCGGCCCGGCTTGGACAAACGGTCGCGCTTGTGCAAAATCGCCCCGTACTTGGCGGGAATTCGAGCAGCGAGGTCAGAGTCTGGGTATGCGGCGCTACGGCTCACGGAATCAATCGGTATGCCAGGGAAACGGGGATCATGGGTGAAATGTTCGTCGAGAATCAGTACCGCAACCCGGAAGGGAATCCATATTTTTGGGATCTGATTGTGCTGGAAACCGTAATCGCGGAGAAAAATATCAAGCTGTTCCTGAACACAGACGTTCACGAGGTGGAAGCGGACGGTGACGAGTCCAGTCGAAAGATCCGGTCCGTAACCGGATGGATGATGGGTTCGGAAAGACGCATCCGATTTGAGAGCCGGATGTATCTGGATTGTACCGGAGACGGGCTTATCGGATTTCTAGCCGGCGCCAAGTACCGCGTCGGACGGGAAGCCCGGCACGAGTACAACGAAGAGTGGGCCCCGGAGATAGCCGATGATATCACCCTTGGCAGTACGCTGCTGTTCTACACCAAGGATGCAGGTCATCCTGTCAAATACGTTCCGCCAAGCTTCGCCAAGGATATCAGCCAAACCTCTATTCCATTGAAACGTGTAATCCGCAGCGGCGACTCCGGATGCCATTACTGGTGGATCGAATGGGGCGGGGAGCTGGATACCGTTCACGAGAATGAGCGGATCCGGAATGAGCTGTGGTCCGTGATTTATGGGATCTGGGATTATATCAAGAACTCCGGTCTTTTTGACTCCGCGAATATGTCGCTCGAATGGGTCGGAGCCATACCGGGAAAAAGAGAGTACAGAAGATTTGTCGGAGACTACGTGCTGACCCAAAACGATATTCTGGCCCAGACCCCTTTTGAGGACCGGATCGCTTTCGGTGGCTGGTCTATCGATCTCCATCCGCCGCAGGGCATGTACGCGGATGAAAGCGGTTCAAAGCATAAACACGCAGATGGTATTTATCATATTCCTTTTCGTTCTTTATTTTCCGTAAATGTTGACAACCTAATGTTTGCCGGACGGAATATCAGCGCGACTCATGTTGCTTTCGGTACAACAAGGGTGATGGCGACATGCGCTGTCATAGGCGAAGCCGCAGGTACCGGAGCGGGCCTTTGTGTTCAAAAAGGAATCAGTCCAAGGGAACTGAGCCGCCAATTTACTGATGAACTGCAGCAGGTGATGCTGCGTCAGGATGCCTCGATCATCGGTTTAGCCAGCCATGATCCCAATGATTTGGCCAGAAAAGCGGAAGTGACTGCGTCAAGCACACTTGAACAGCTGAAGGTTGAGCGGGCAAATGAGACTATAGAGCTGACTGCCGATATCGCCTTTACCCTGCCTGTGGATCCCGTGCTAAGTCATATTGAACTTCTGCTCGGTGCAACAGCCCCAACGACCTTGGAAATTGAATTATGGGATACGGGGAGACCTGAGAATTATGTCCCTGCCGGCAAACGGTCGACAGCCAAGGTGCACGTCCAAGCGGGCGAAAAGCAGTGGATCCGGGCCGCGCTGCCCTGGACCCCAGAAGTTCCGCAAAACGCCTTTATCATCATCAAAGCTAACCGGAACCTTCAGATCTATGCATCCCTAGTGCCACAGACGGGTGTGCTGTCCTTTACGGCCACGGCGGAACAGGCGGTGTCCAAGGATCTGGAGGATCACGATCATCATCAGCCGGTGATCGCATGGTCCATGAAAAGGCTGGTTCGAAAGCCGATATGCTTTAGAGCGTTTCCGGAAACAATGGCCTTTCAAGCGCAAAAGGCGGTTGACGGATTTTCACGTCCCTTTGGAGGTCCTCATACATGGCTGTCCAAGCCGATGAAGGATGGTCAGCAGGAGTGGTTACAGCTGGATTGGGAAGCGCCGGTGGATGTCCGCGAGATTCAAATTACGTTTAATGATGATGTTAACGAGGATTTAATCAATCTGCACCATCACAAGACACCGTTTGAGATCATTCCCGAATTAGTGAAGAACTACCGCGTTGAAGCCCTTATTGAGGGCGTTTGGAAGCCGCTGGTTTCGGAAACGGATAACCGGAAGAGAACAAGGAACCATCGTTTCGATCCCCAGATCCGAACCGGACATTTGCGGGTTGTGGTGGAATCAACCAACGGCGGAGCCTGCGCGGAAATCGTCGGGATCCGGGTTTATTAGCGCCAAGGCGGTTTATTATGCTTAATCGGAATGGGGGCATTTGAATGAGGAAACGGAGCCAAAGAAAAATCAGTTTTTTTCTTCTGGTTTGCATGGCTGCTTTTGTATTTGGCGTCATTGGGCCGGGACAAGTTAAGGTTTCCGCCGAAACGTTGTTCAATGACGATTACGAAGACCAAAACGCTGACGGATGGGTAACTCCAAGCGGGAACTGGTCTGTAGCTGCGGACGATTCATATGTATTCAAACAAGGCCGCTCCGATGCAGCTGCGGAATCGATCGCCTACACAGGCGACGGCAGCTGGACGGATTATTCGGTGACAGCCCGTATCAAAATTAATGATTCGAGTCTGGGAGCCGCATCGGGTATCATCGCCCGCTATAAGGATCAGTCCAATTATTACCTGCTAAGGCTGCATGCAACCCAGGGGCTGCAGTTGTACAAAAAAAGCGCGGGAACCTTCACTTTGCTTGATACCTACAGCGTATCCGTAACGACCAATACCTGGTATACGCTGAAGCTCTCCGTAAACGGTTCCAGTCTGCAAGGCTATCTGGACGATCTGGAGATTGGCAAAATCATCAAGACCGATACCTCCGTCACGAAAGGCGCTGTTGGATTAAGAACATATGGTCAGAGCGCCAATTATGATAATGTGACCGTGGAAAGCTCCACTTCCGTACCGGTGCAGGATGTCGTTATAACATACGGCGACAGCGGCTATAGCGAAACCGGAACATGGCTAACCAGTTCCCTCACCGGCTACAACGGAACAGCATCCCGCTATTCCATAACGGCAGGCAGTACGGCAAAGTGGAGCCAGTATGCGCCCGCAACCGGCAACTATAAAATCTATGTATGGTACCCGAGCAGCAATAATACCAATAGTGCGGAATATACAATCCGTTCCCTGAATGGCACTTGGGTAAAAATGATTGATCAAACTCAAAATGTAAACGCCTGGAACCTTATTGCGACTGTAAGCGGGACTTCCGGAACCGCTTTGGATGTAACCTTAAAGGTGAAATCCGGAAATACACGGGCTAACGCAGTGAAAATAGAATATACAACGAATGCGGTTGATCCCGTATCGACTTCTCCGTCTACCGATTCAAATACGATCGGTATTTTTACCAACCAAAGCGGCTTTGACCTGGGGAAGCCGAAGCGGGCGACGATCACGAATGTTCCGGACGGTACTCCCTTTGACATCAAGAGAACGAGCGATAACAGCACGGTATTTTCCGGGACCGTAACCGGTCAAATTGCTGATTTCTCCGCTTTTCATCCGGCCGACAGCGGCGAGTTTTATATTGAGTGCAGCGGAAAGAGATCCTATTCATTTTCGATAGGAAAGTATTGGATGCAGAAGGTGTCGATAGGTCCGGCGCTTCGTTTCATGGATCTTTCGAGACAGGACACCTTTAATGTCGGAGGGAATACAGGCTATGCGTGGCGCGACGGCCACCAATTTTCCTTCGAGCTGAATTCCCTGGTTTGGCAGTATATGGCGAACCCCAGCGCTTACGACAGGCTGCCGTACGGGATATCTAACTTATCCACAACCCAGTACCCGGAGCTCCGTGCGCAAACTGAGCCGGATATAATCTGGCTTATGAAATTCGCAGCCACTCGTTATTATGATTTGAAGACGAATGGCGGAAAAGACCTGCATGCCCTGATCAAAGGGCAGCTCGCTTACTTCTTGTATCTCTACCCGGAAATTAGTGCATATGTAAGCCCTGAGTTTTATACCCAAATCCGGGATTTTACGATTCAGCAGTGGTCCGATCCGAATTCCAGTCTCCAGTGGTATGATATTGGAGGCTCCGCCGATAATAATTTATTTGATACTCAATCCGTGATTGGCACCATAAAAGGTCAGCAGCCCCCGGGATATGCGATTATACCGAATCTATTGATGTATGAAGTAGCGAAGAGGGACGGTCTCCCGAACGCCCAGGATTTTTTCAATGCGGCATATAACAATTGCAAATGGCTGATCGATAATGTGGACCTTAACGATCCGGCCAATACTAAAGGCCAAAGAATGAGCGAACGGATTA
This region of Paenibacillus sp. URB8-2 genomic DNA includes:
- a CDS encoding ABC transporter substrate-binding protein, which encodes MNKKKTALSMVASLALLAGLFAGCSTGGSTDGKQGGNGTGSENKGVTLKFWGGVPAENGPQAVVDAWNKQNPDIQVKYERYVNDDAGNLKLDTALIAGQDVDLFVNYTTTRLQKRVENGNAVDLSAFNDYNIDEKMGPDAEEWKLDGKYYGMPTKRNIYFFWLNKDALDQANLPVPFDWTWKDAQEYAAKLKTDKRYGLVQHLEAFPDPMDGSLAGAKYVKPDGTSDFDNPIVGTWLETLNSMMKDSKSTPPLGEQLTTKMPVETVFLKGEAAMMNAGEWIFRSSNDLKSNPRDFKIAFAPVPKVTKDQTNFKIRGGLGDTISISAKSPNKEAAWKFLKWYADGGMLPMAPGGRVPASKDANLEEATKLLLGDAADTYDQESLQKVVFGEFDTYNRDLPQQVMDLRKEEYEKYFLGKQDLKTTLETLAKRHNDFIKQNKK
- a CDS encoding sulfatase family protein: MKRKNILLMISHDTGRYLGCYGQSVKTPAIDALAEEGVRFSNYFCPAPQCSPSRGSILSGLYPQNHGMIGLSHLGFSINPEVTTLPMSLGEAGYETALIGFSHETIGEAGGDRTSSTYKLGYETVLPVPGDRAADVAERVVSFLEDRAAGPQERPFFASVGFFETHRDFDEYAPVADPAEEIVPPPYLPDTERVREDFALLRGSVKMLDQGIARILSRLDALGLAEETLVIYTTDHGIAFPRAKGTLMDAGLETALVMRCPGTLEGGQVNGHLLCNIDLMPTLLEFAGAEAPQDIDGVSFYRLLQNADGPSTRDHFFAELTWHDQYHPMRGVRTDRYKYIRNFEDGPSVYLPLDIHLSPSGHEVREEYYKPNVPEELYDLAKDPLEERNLADDPAYAEILLELQRKVEDWMVSGADRLLSGKVPGIAASDWQEQYDNGSAYGSKRG
- a CDS encoding carbohydrate ABC transporter permease — its product is MNVNWLKRQRWIGMLFIAPNLIGILLFFIIPAIFSLGLVFTDWKFGSPVFHFVGLDNISRLLHDDLFYISLKNTGIFLLSVPVSILLAFLVAIILNHSVYLKGLLRAMYFMPYITSGVAIGFVWMLLFHPEQGPINQFLRMVGVSHPPQWLASMDTSMYAMDIIWIWFMLGYNMIIYLAALQEISSDILEAAKIDGAHYGKIIRHILFPLVSPTTFLLLITGLIMTIKTFGIIEATTQGGPGSSTTILSLYVYKTAFSYYEMGYASTVSWALFAVILFITLLQWFGQKKWVHY
- a CDS encoding sensor histidine kinase — its product is MWKKVMAILFPASLKNRLFLAFILLILFPFSILNIYNFNKMEGVIKTKVSEQSQTEMDQMKRSLEEIINTSIRTFTLLEQDPNISDILQNPAKYDSYDSQNHLENKFKALTNSIFLTTSHVYFTILDMKGHFYTSYKPAEALGYDKLKRQDWYHQDIRGQTPYQWFLEVNYVHKDESPNPRLLTAVTSFKSPNGEVYAVVRLSIDYIDWFQSITYGASPGQDYFLASADGEIVAENRNAAQELNASAWDRIRRNASKEGFDLDRDSIVIYTYIPWLDWYLLKRVSTGVVFAETEQLKQSFFFSFILFTTAFVLITFFIAATITRPLKHLQVRMQQMVRKNLKVRLPEERYRGEMRQLTQTFNQMVSDMNGLVDRLRIEEREKEAVHFQMLLSQTNPHFLLNTLNTIKWIAIGKQDEEISEICLSLGRLLEASLNSEVELIYLKNEVELVDAYMVIQNFRYKQRFKVHFEIDEFLKYALVPKLSLQPLVENCIQHGFKLTKEEGEIRIRTYRSEDRLVVEVEDNGIGIAQTEALYQEVPSPRKRSGIGLSNLNKRLALLFKEKAGLDVQSSDHGTLVRYYLPLLLSEPYHKE
- a CDS encoding carbohydrate ABC transporter permease, yielding MNQKRGLLFYIAIAAFIGIVIFPFLWVLLASLKAPLYLYGEYAFSIKVPEYTLQNYISVFTNHPFGRYLLNSFTVGVLTMFLSISIAAFASYAVARLYFFGKTFFLGILLAVSMLPQIATLSPLFLFMQSIGLRNTYAGLVIPYTTYALPIAIWYMTTFFKQIPVELEEAAKVDGASLLGIFGRVLLPLVSPGLFTTAIIVFVDAWHEFLFALTINTKQSMMTVPVGIAMFQGEFTFPWGEISAATVTVTVPVVLLVLLFQRRIIAGLTSGAVKQ
- a CDS encoding carbohydrate ABC transporter permease, with protein sequence MMTILMLIFAVATILPFLWMISTSFKSPAEVFEYPIHWIPQHWVMEHHQKVWFGDSSFVQYYYNSLKVAVISTFGATFLSALAAYGFSRVEFKGREALFVIYLSMMMIPPQVLFVPKFIMFNWIGIYNTHWALILPGFFTIFGVFLMRQFMISIPKEITESAFIDGAGHFRIFFQLMLPLAKPALATLAIIDFSWHWNDYENALVFLIDQKLFTVPLGLQNFILEYNIDYNGMMAATSAGIIPILILFLIGQRFIIQGISNTAVKG
- a CDS encoding response regulator, with amino-acid sequence MLTVMLVEDEVFVRESVRKIIDWEALGFTVIGEAGDGEEAFRFIIDRNPDIVISDIIMPRMNGVDLLKKVREHGISSRFIMLSCMSDFEYVRQALEYGASNYILKLSMDVKALRVALEKVGKELNSASGKGALQSEARKPASEPDKSEDLTTDHPEINRILDYIHQHFMEDITLTYMAHYVVMDVKYVSQLFKKKTGQTFVHYLHRIRIEQACRYLETSRMPVHEIGERVGFTNDNYFIKIFRRCCGMTPQSYRKLNTNNRANSIAAE